One window from the genome of Cryptomeria japonica chromosome 6, Sugi_1.0, whole genome shotgun sequence encodes:
- the LOC131071805 gene encoding YTH domain-containing protein ECT3 isoform X1, giving the protein MAAVVVPPKQQVAELMENLKISDQPKSMDAAKVPAKDEKKNEVKSTAVPPNDSIGAKENKQLGDTLEQGPYYPTNNYYGYCYPGHEAPGKEWDEASRFPGMDGLEVQYPGVPSENGSVVYYTPGYGYPPQTAYNPYNPYIPGAMMGSDGQFIGQRPYYNGPPYQHTGSSGYFPHSVHPNSQDPGTLGAGQTNANGNGGSNAAYKTNEQDGLKNIPHPGGVRSQGFRAMSQIQLNQQQGLGVRGTVPPKDSLPFRKYIPGFNQGKMFMQYPNNNMAFKPNSRGRGKSYGKSNENWNFDVLNEQNRGPRTNRTKSPQMPSEAAKNSGSHGAVGNGEAHSNLVNREQYNCADFPVEHDSAKFFVIKSYSEDDVHQSIKYNVWASTPNGNKRLDGAYQEAQNLADEKSGSCSVFLFFSVNASGQFCGLAEMTGNVDFNKNMDFWQQDKWNGFFPVKWHIIKDIPNSQFRQIILENNENKPVTNSRDTQEIKFSQGIEMLKIFKNYASKTSILDDFTYYEARQKAMKEKKLKQQVHQPQPLAVRIGTLAQKSGADGIMSKSSDAKATELRLPVPSANGNMLSDSNDLKKADSGQFDEKKEAVTSLSGEPKKIDSDEMCIKGSGVLIVGSVPC; this is encoded by the exons ATGGCAGCCGTCGTAGTGCCGCCGAAACAAC AAGTAGCGGAATTAATGGAGAACCTAAAAATTAGCGATCAGCCAAAGTCAATGGATGCGGCCAAG GTCCCTGCCAAGGATGAGAAAAAAAATGAGGTAAAATCTACTGCAGTGCCTCCTAATGATTCCATTGgagcaaaagaaaacaaacaatTAGGTGATACTCTGGAACAAGGGCCGTACTACCCCACTAATAATTATTATGGGTACTGCTATCCAG GTCATGAAGCACCCGGAAAAGAATGGGATGAAGCTTCACGCTTTCCAGGAATGGATGGTCTAGAAGTGCAATATCCT GGAGTACCTTCTGAAAATGGATCTGTTGTATACTACACACCTGGGTATGGCTATCCTCCTCAAACTGCATACAATCCATATAATCCCTATATTCCTGGAGCTATGATGGGAAGTGATGGCCAGTTTATTGGCCAGCGACCATACTATAATGGCCCTCCTTACCAGCACACAGGATCATCAGGTTATTTCCCACATTCAGTACATCCAAATTCCCAAGATCCAGGAACATTGGGTGCTGGTCAAACAAATGCCAATGGCAATGGTGGAAGTAATGCAGCTTATAAAACAAATGAGCAAGATGGCTTGAAAAACATTCCTCACCCTGGTGGTGTTCGATCTCAAGGTTTCAGGGCCATGAGTCAG ATCCAACTGAACCAGCAGCAAGGGTTGGGTGTTAGGGGTACTGTGCCTCCGAAAGATTCTCTTCCTTTCAGAAAATATATTCCTGGTTTTAATCAAGGGAAAATGTTCATGCAATATCCTAATAACAACATGGCTTTCAAACCTAATTCACGTGGGAGGGGAAAGTCTTATGGCAAGTCCAATGAAAATTGGAATTTTGATGTATTGAATGAACAAAACCGTGGTCCTCGAACTAATAGAACAAAGAGCCCTCAAATGCCTTCAGAAGCTGCAAAAAATAGTGGTAGCCATGGAGCAGTGGGAAATGGTGAGGCTCATTCAAATTTAGTCAATAGGGAGCAATATAACTGTGCAGATTTTCCAGTTGAGCATGATTCTGCAAAATTTTTTGTAATAAAGTCCTATAGTGAGGATGATGTTCATCAGAGCATCAAGTATAATGTCTGGGCAAGTACTCCTAATGGCAATAAGAGGCTAGATGGGGCATACCAAGAGGCACAGAACTTAGCTGATGAGAAGTCTGGGAGCTGTTcagtttttctttttttctca GTTAATGCAAGTGGTCAATTTTGTGGTTTGGCTGAGATGACTGGTAATGTAGACTTCAACAAAAATATGGATTTCTGGCAGCAAGACAAATGGAATGGATTTTTCCCAGTAAAGTGGCATATAATTAAAGATATTCCAAATTCTCAGTTCCGACAAATTATTCTGGAAAACAATGAGAACAAGCCTGTGACCAATAGCAGAGACACACAGGAG ATCAAGTTCTCACAGGGCATTGAGATGCTAAAGATCttcaagaattatgcatcaaaaaCATCAATTCTTGATGATTTCACTTACTATGAAGCTCgtcaaaaagcaatgaaggaaaaaAAATTGAAGCAGCAAGTTCATCAGCCACAACCA CTTGCTGTCCGTATTGGTACCTTAGCCCAGAAGTCGGGTGCAGATGGCATTATGTCCAAGAGCTCTGATGCCAAGGCTACAGAACTTCGGTTGCCAGTGCCTAGTGCAAATGGAAATATGCTTTCTGACTCGAATGATTTAAAGAAAGCTGATTCAGGTCAGTTTGATGAAAAGAAGGAAGCAGTTACGTCTTTGAGTGGTGAACCAAAGAAAATTGATTCAGATGAAATGTGTATCAAGGGCTCAGGTGTTTTAATTGTGGGTTCTGTTCCTTGTTAG
- the LOC131071805 gene encoding YTH domain-containing protein ECT3 isoform X2 — MAAVVVPPKQLAELMENLKISDQPKSMDAAKVPAKDEKKNEVKSTAVPPNDSIGAKENKQLGDTLEQGPYYPTNNYYGYCYPGHEAPGKEWDEASRFPGMDGLEVQYPGVPSENGSVVYYTPGYGYPPQTAYNPYNPYIPGAMMGSDGQFIGQRPYYNGPPYQHTGSSGYFPHSVHPNSQDPGTLGAGQTNANGNGGSNAAYKTNEQDGLKNIPHPGGVRSQGFRAMSQIQLNQQQGLGVRGTVPPKDSLPFRKYIPGFNQGKMFMQYPNNNMAFKPNSRGRGKSYGKSNENWNFDVLNEQNRGPRTNRTKSPQMPSEAAKNSGSHGAVGNGEAHSNLVNREQYNCADFPVEHDSAKFFVIKSYSEDDVHQSIKYNVWASTPNGNKRLDGAYQEAQNLADEKSGSCSVFLFFSVNASGQFCGLAEMTGNVDFNKNMDFWQQDKWNGFFPVKWHIIKDIPNSQFRQIILENNENKPVTNSRDTQEIKFSQGIEMLKIFKNYASKTSILDDFTYYEARQKAMKEKKLKQQVHQPQPLAVRIGTLAQKSGADGIMSKSSDAKATELRLPVPSANGNMLSDSNDLKKADSGQFDEKKEAVTSLSGEPKKIDSDEMCIKGSGVLIVGSVPC, encoded by the exons ATGGCAGCCGTCGTAGTGCCGCCGAAACAAC TAGCGGAATTAATGGAGAACCTAAAAATTAGCGATCAGCCAAAGTCAATGGATGCGGCCAAG GTCCCTGCCAAGGATGAGAAAAAAAATGAGGTAAAATCTACTGCAGTGCCTCCTAATGATTCCATTGgagcaaaagaaaacaaacaatTAGGTGATACTCTGGAACAAGGGCCGTACTACCCCACTAATAATTATTATGGGTACTGCTATCCAG GTCATGAAGCACCCGGAAAAGAATGGGATGAAGCTTCACGCTTTCCAGGAATGGATGGTCTAGAAGTGCAATATCCT GGAGTACCTTCTGAAAATGGATCTGTTGTATACTACACACCTGGGTATGGCTATCCTCCTCAAACTGCATACAATCCATATAATCCCTATATTCCTGGAGCTATGATGGGAAGTGATGGCCAGTTTATTGGCCAGCGACCATACTATAATGGCCCTCCTTACCAGCACACAGGATCATCAGGTTATTTCCCACATTCAGTACATCCAAATTCCCAAGATCCAGGAACATTGGGTGCTGGTCAAACAAATGCCAATGGCAATGGTGGAAGTAATGCAGCTTATAAAACAAATGAGCAAGATGGCTTGAAAAACATTCCTCACCCTGGTGGTGTTCGATCTCAAGGTTTCAGGGCCATGAGTCAG ATCCAACTGAACCAGCAGCAAGGGTTGGGTGTTAGGGGTACTGTGCCTCCGAAAGATTCTCTTCCTTTCAGAAAATATATTCCTGGTTTTAATCAAGGGAAAATGTTCATGCAATATCCTAATAACAACATGGCTTTCAAACCTAATTCACGTGGGAGGGGAAAGTCTTATGGCAAGTCCAATGAAAATTGGAATTTTGATGTATTGAATGAACAAAACCGTGGTCCTCGAACTAATAGAACAAAGAGCCCTCAAATGCCTTCAGAAGCTGCAAAAAATAGTGGTAGCCATGGAGCAGTGGGAAATGGTGAGGCTCATTCAAATTTAGTCAATAGGGAGCAATATAACTGTGCAGATTTTCCAGTTGAGCATGATTCTGCAAAATTTTTTGTAATAAAGTCCTATAGTGAGGATGATGTTCATCAGAGCATCAAGTATAATGTCTGGGCAAGTACTCCTAATGGCAATAAGAGGCTAGATGGGGCATACCAAGAGGCACAGAACTTAGCTGATGAGAAGTCTGGGAGCTGTTcagtttttctttttttctca GTTAATGCAAGTGGTCAATTTTGTGGTTTGGCTGAGATGACTGGTAATGTAGACTTCAACAAAAATATGGATTTCTGGCAGCAAGACAAATGGAATGGATTTTTCCCAGTAAAGTGGCATATAATTAAAGATATTCCAAATTCTCAGTTCCGACAAATTATTCTGGAAAACAATGAGAACAAGCCTGTGACCAATAGCAGAGACACACAGGAG ATCAAGTTCTCACAGGGCATTGAGATGCTAAAGATCttcaagaattatgcatcaaaaaCATCAATTCTTGATGATTTCACTTACTATGAAGCTCgtcaaaaagcaatgaaggaaaaaAAATTGAAGCAGCAAGTTCATCAGCCACAACCA CTTGCTGTCCGTATTGGTACCTTAGCCCAGAAGTCGGGTGCAGATGGCATTATGTCCAAGAGCTCTGATGCCAAGGCTACAGAACTTCGGTTGCCAGTGCCTAGTGCAAATGGAAATATGCTTTCTGACTCGAATGATTTAAAGAAAGCTGATTCAGGTCAGTTTGATGAAAAGAAGGAAGCAGTTACGTCTTTGAGTGGTGAACCAAAGAAAATTGATTCAGATGAAATGTGTATCAAGGGCTCAGGTGTTTTAATTGTGGGTTCTGTTCCTTGTTAG